In a single window of the Streptomyces sp. HUAS ZL42 genome:
- a CDS encoding restriction endonuclease has protein sequence MSRRSTGFVGVWAEMQRQQQRQLEAEARRRRQQDQQARAYQRRAAQSHRDYRQAEALRRTEELDAQVASLQGLLASGCQAPAFRAASLMRPEEVQPFAPGPLAQPVPMPDYNLYQTQSGWTASRRAQAQAEARARFERDWQIAQAAEAHRQQQLTSYQREYQQWADTQLADVRRHNAGVVAITEGVRRQDPDSVIEYFSAALYASTAWPEGFPRQVAAAYDPAARQLVLDWELPAYSIVPEVKAVRYMSGVDQDKETPRPAGQRRSLYREVLAQCMLLVLHELFAADELGALESVTLNGFVDGHDPTTGRPGQIFLATVMASRFSFRDLHLAQVDAGSCLADALRGQLSARPDQLAPVRPSRRPQDVGNRIVAHGSDEEPDLFAMDPIAFENLVADLFRAMGMQAVTTQRSNDGGVDVDALDPAPIRGGKIVVQVKRYRNTVPPTAVRDLYGTVQDAGANKGVLVTTSGFGPGSHTFANGKPLELISGPELVDLLHRHGLRGRLGDGARQVSAQPTPSVPDTRLPDDYNVLGMSWTGSVALDVCALVCRGNRVLSDDHFVFFNNPQTPDGSVRALPATAPDKAAICVSFDGLPNEADRFVLVAAIDPEVNPNADLSGFTDACIRLLDPGLAELGQLEVSDGRTRETALVLGSFRRRSNGDWDFVLGGKGYTGGLEELVQDFGIEVE, from the coding sequence ATGAGTCGTCGCTCTACTGGTTTTGTCGGTGTCTGGGCTGAGATGCAACGGCAGCAGCAGCGCCAACTGGAAGCCGAAGCCAGACGGCGGAGACAGCAAGATCAGCAAGCGCGGGCCTACCAGCGACGAGCTGCTCAGAGCCACCGCGACTACCGGCAGGCAGAAGCTCTACGGCGCACGGAGGAGCTGGACGCGCAGGTTGCGTCGTTGCAAGGTCTTCTTGCCTCGGGTTGCCAGGCTCCGGCCTTTAGGGCTGCCTCTCTCATGCGACCTGAGGAGGTCCAGCCCTTCGCTCCAGGACCACTGGCACAGCCAGTGCCCATGCCGGATTACAATCTCTACCAAACGCAGAGCGGCTGGACTGCGAGTCGCCGGGCCCAGGCGCAGGCCGAAGCACGAGCGCGCTTCGAGCGGGACTGGCAGATTGCTCAAGCCGCGGAGGCGCACCGACAGCAACAGCTGACGTCGTACCAGCGGGAGTACCAGCAGTGGGCCGATACTCAGCTGGCTGATGTACGGCGACACAACGCCGGCGTCGTGGCGATAACCGAAGGCGTTAGGCGCCAGGATCCCGATTCCGTGATCGAGTACTTCTCTGCCGCTCTCTACGCCTCGACGGCATGGCCGGAAGGTTTCCCACGCCAGGTGGCAGCAGCCTACGACCCGGCCGCCCGGCAATTGGTGCTGGATTGGGAGTTGCCTGCCTACAGCATCGTGCCGGAGGTCAAGGCTGTTCGGTACATGTCCGGCGTCGACCAGGACAAGGAGACTCCCCGCCCAGCAGGCCAGCGCCGTTCTTTGTACAGGGAGGTTCTGGCTCAGTGCATGCTGCTTGTTTTGCACGAGCTGTTCGCCGCAGACGAGCTGGGTGCGCTTGAGTCAGTGACCTTGAACGGGTTCGTCGATGGGCATGACCCTACAACGGGCCGACCGGGCCAAATTTTCCTCGCAACCGTCATGGCCTCGCGCTTTTCGTTCCGTGACCTGCACCTGGCGCAGGTGGACGCAGGTAGTTGCCTGGCTGACGCCCTGCGCGGGCAGCTCTCGGCTCGGCCGGACCAGCTCGCACCGGTACGGCCGAGTAGGCGGCCCCAGGATGTCGGGAACCGCATTGTCGCCCATGGCAGCGATGAGGAGCCGGACCTGTTCGCAATGGACCCGATCGCCTTCGAGAATCTCGTTGCCGATCTCTTCCGGGCTATGGGGATGCAGGCGGTGACCACCCAGCGCTCCAACGATGGTGGTGTAGACGTCGACGCACTGGATCCGGCACCGATCCGAGGCGGCAAGATCGTCGTGCAGGTGAAGCGCTACCGCAACACGGTGCCGCCCACCGCTGTGCGCGACTTGTATGGAACCGTGCAGGACGCCGGCGCCAACAAAGGTGTCCTCGTGACGACGTCAGGGTTCGGCCCTGGCTCGCACACTTTCGCCAACGGCAAGCCGCTGGAACTCATCTCGGGCCCCGAACTCGTGGATCTGTTGCATCGTCATGGGCTGCGTGGGCGGCTTGGTGACGGCGCTCGGCAAGTCTCAGCACAGCCGACGCCCTCCGTGCCGGACACTCGGCTGCCAGACGATTACAACGTCTTGGGCATGTCGTGGACTGGAAGCGTCGCCTTGGACGTGTGCGCTCTCGTCTGCCGTGGCAACCGGGTCCTCAGTGACGATCACTTCGTCTTCTTCAACAACCCGCAGACGCCGGACGGCTCAGTGCGTGCTCTCCCGGCCACTGCACCTGACAAGGCCGCGATCTGTGTCTCCTTCGACGGGTTGCCCAATGAGGCCGACCGGTTCGTGCTCGTGGCGGCCATCGACCCAGAGGTCAACCCGAACGCCGACCTCTCCGGTTTCACGGACGCCTGCATCCGCCTGCTCGACCCGGGGCTGGCTGAGCTGGGACAGCTTGAAGTCTCCGACGGCCGGACGCGCGAAACCGCCTTGGTACTCGGCTCCTTCCGCCGAAGATCGAACGGAGACTGGGACTTCGTCCTGGGCGGCAAGGGCTACACGGGCGGCTTGGAGGAACTCGTTCAGGATTTCGGCATCGAGGTGGAGTAG